Proteins encoded by one window of uncultured Bacteroides sp.:
- the cas5b gene encoding type I-B CRISPR-associated protein Cas5b, whose translation MKLISFDLNADMGFLKKPDINEKIYLTYNILHKPALLGILGAIAGYKGYEENSKFPEYYQKLKHLKIGLEPLNSDKGNYSKTIITYSNTTGLASNEDGGNLIVTEQTLLKPSFRCYLLLDTKNNNERILYERILRQEAEYLPYLGKNDFSAWWDKGCVKEYDYKEFDFTTDFYVSSIFLKESAVVNHLVKLSSRQDREEVENRFFYFERLPIDFDESLFQYRLGDFVYSNARFDKEMRFDHNSQFYLLDSSLVIQLF comes from the coding sequence ATGAAGTTAATCTCATTTGATTTAAATGCTGATATGGGATTCTTAAAGAAGCCAGATATCAACGAAAAAATATATTTGACTTATAATATTTTACACAAACCTGCACTTTTAGGAATATTGGGGGCAATTGCAGGATATAAAGGATACGAAGAAAATAGTAAATTTCCTGAATACTATCAGAAATTGAAGCATCTTAAAATAGGGCTTGAGCCACTTAACAGTGATAAAGGAAATTATAGTAAAACTATAATAACCTATAGTAATACTACAGGACTGGCGAGTAATGAAGATGGAGGAAATCTCATTGTAACAGAACAAACATTGCTTAAACCTTCGTTCCGCTGTTATCTATTATTAGATACAAAAAATAATAATGAAAGAATCTTGTATGAACGGATTCTTAGGCAAGAGGCTGAATATTTACCATATTTGGGCAAGAATGACTTTTCAGCTTGGTGGGATAAGGGGTGTGTGAAAGAGTATGATTATAAGGAATTTGATTTTACTACAGATTTTTATGTTTCAAGTATTTTTTTGAAAGAGTCAGCTGTAGTAAATCATTTAGTAAAATTGTCTTCTCGCCAAGATAGAGAAGAAGTGGAAAATCGTTTTTTTTATTTTGAAAGGTTACCAATTGATTTTGATGAGAGTTTATTTCAGTATCGTTTAGGTGATTTTGTGTATTCTAATGCTAGATTCGATAAAGAAATGAGATTTGATCATAATTCTCAATTTTATTTATTAGACTCATCTTTGGTAATACAGTTATTCTAA